Proteins encoded together in one Salarias fasciatus chromosome 17, fSalaFa1.1, whole genome shotgun sequence window:
- the LOC115404662 gene encoding fibrinogen-like protein 1 — MASSKFSGSFSKAWASLPHNQVQTCRKARVQVNSRSDCTEIKRLLPESRSGVYMIHPAASRIPFKVYCEMGADGGWTVIQKRTGAAVSFEQNWASYEHGFGHLTWDHWLGLNKIHWLTQSKRMTLRVDLWDHERKTAYAEYKDFNLGIPQSNYELRVGRYSGTAGDAIRGRNPSDGQNGYGFSASDRDNDNCPVCIIRFDIAFGKCSDVYGGGWWFSGCGSANLNGPYRSGMKHQLYWDTWKGHHSLTATRMMIKSE, encoded by the exons ATGGCGTCCTCCAAATTTTCTGGGAGCTTCAGCAAAGCATGGGCCTCACTGCCTCACAACCAGGTCCAGACCTGCAGGAAAGCCCGGGTTCAGGTGAACTCCC GATCGGACTGCACTGAGATTAAGAGGCTCCTGCCAGAGTCACGCAGCGGAGTTTATATGATCCATCCTGCTGCAAGCAGAATCCCCTTCAAG GTGTACTGTGAGATGGGCGCCGATGGCGGCTGGACGGTGATTCAGAAACGCACTGGAGCTGCAGTGTCTTTTGAGCAAAACTGGGCTTCATATGAACACGGCTTTGGTCACCTGACGT GGGACCACTGGCTTGGTTTGAATAAGATTCACTGGCTGACCCAGTCCAAGAGGATGACCTTGAGGGTGGACCTGTGGGACCATGAAAGGAAAACTGCGTATGCCGAGTATAAGGACTTCAATCTGGGGATTCCACAGTCGAATTATGAACTCCGTGTTGGGAGATACTCAGGAACTGCAG GTGATGCCATCCGGGGTCGCAACCCTTCTGACGGCCAGAATGGCTACGGCTTCAGCGCGTCCGACAGAGACAACGACAACTGCCCCGTTTGCATCATCAGATTTGACATTGCTTTTGGCAAATGTTCCGATGTCTACGGTGGCGGCTGGTGGTTCAGCGGATGTGGCTCCGCTAATCTCAATGGTCCTTACCGTTCTGGTATGAAGCATCAACTCTACTGGGATACCTGGAAGGGCCATCATTCTCTCACGGCCACCAGAATGATGATAAAATCTGAGTGA
- the LOC115404663 gene encoding angiopoietin-4-like, whose amino-acid sequence MGSSDSKPQRARSDCTEIKRLLPESRSGVYMIHPVASRIPFKVYCEMSADGGWTVIQKRTGAAVSFEQNWASYEHGFGHLTWDHWLGLRKIYWLTHGRSNMLRVDLWDHERKTAYAQYEKFNLGSPSTAYKLRIKGYSGTAGDAIRGTNSEGDQTGFGFSTFDRDNDGCNYCIPFGGIASSRCADHPGGGWWFSDCGAAHLNGPFYADSGHSGLRWSTWRGHHPIKASRMMIKSL is encoded by the exons ATGGGCAGCTCTGACTCCAAACCCCAGCGTGCCA GATCGGACTGCACTGAGATTAAGAGGCTCCTGCCAGAGTCACGCAGCGGAGTTTATATGATCCATCCTGTGGCAAGCAGAATCCCCTTCAAG GTGTACTGTGAGATGAGCGCCGATGGCGGCTGGACGGTGATTCAGAAACGCACTggagctgcagtttcttttGAACAAAACTGGGCTTCATATGAACACGGCTTTGGTCACCTGACGT GGGACCACTGGCTTGGCTTGAGGAAGATTTACTGGCTGACCCATGGCAGGAGCAACATGTTGAGGGTGGACCTGTGGGACCATGAGAGGAAAACTGCTTATGCCCAGTATGAGAAGTTCAATTTGGGGAGTCCAAGTACGGCTTATAAACTCCGTATCAAGGGATACTCAGGAACTGCAG gtgaTGCCATCCGTGGCACCAACTCTGAAGGAGACCAAACTGGCTTTGGCTTCAGCACGTTCGACAGGGACAATGACGGCTGCAACTATTGCATCCCCTTCGGTGGCATTGCTTCTTCACGATGTGCCGATCACCctggtggcggctggtggttCAGCGACTGCGGCGCCGCTCATCTCAACGGTCCTTTCTATGCTGACAGCGGCCACTCAGGCCTCAGGTGGAGCACCTGGAGAGGCCATCACCCAATCAAGGCCTCCAGAATGATGATAAAATCTTTGTAA